The genomic region TGGAAATACTAGATTATATAACTGGTGATAAAACATATGTGCCTTTGGCAGGTCCTGCTCAAAAGCAAGCAAGAATTGCGGCAAATAATATTGCTGGTATAGTATCTGAATATAACGGCACATCTTCTTGCGGGATTGTGAAGGTTTTTGATAAAACAATTGCTTACTGCGGTTTAAATGAAAAAACATTAAAATTAAAAAATATAGAGTATGAAAAAATCTATACTTATACACCTTCTCATCCTTCTTATTATCCCGATTCAGGTTTTATCACTATAAAATTATTGTTTGATAGAAATACTGGCAAAATTTTTGGCGCCCAAATAATAGGGGATAAAGGTGTAGATAAACGTGCAGATGTTTTAGGCACGGTCATACGTCTAAAAGGAACAGTTTATGATCTCGTTGAATTGGAACTTCCTTATTCTCCGCCTTATTCTTCAGCAAAAGATCCTGTAAATATTGCCGGACTTACAGCGCTAAATGTTATTCAAAAAATAAGCGATGTATTTCATTATGAAGATTTAAATAATATCAAGCTTGAAAATGCAGAACTTTTAGATGTGCGCACCAAAAACGAATTTGAACAAGGACATATTGAAGGATTTAGAAATATTCCATTGCAAGAATTAAGGCAGCGAATAAATGAACTTGATAAAAATAAGACGGTTTATGTTAATTGCTTTATAGGTCAACGCTCTTATATAGCCGAACGCATTTTGAAAGGACTTGGTTTTAATGTGTACAACTTTTCGGGCGGATATAGACTATATAAAAGTATATATGATGAGAAAAATTTAATAAATAACTAAAACATAAATAGCAAATACTAGCTATAAGGAGAAGA from Clostridia bacterium harbors:
- a CDS encoding FAD-dependent oxidoreductase: HVCSPLDFDMASFLHKHLRQKGVKLILNNKVNAITRDKNKLLLKLKEKSIQTDMVINSIGVRPVSKLAIECGLEVNQRGAVIVNNRMQTNDPSIYAVGDLVEILDYITGDKTYVPLAGPAQKQARIAANNIAGIVSEYNGTSSCGIVKVFDKTIAYCGLNEKTLKLKNIEYEKIYTYTPSHPSYYPDSGFITIKLLFDRNTGKIFGAQIIGDKGVDKRADVLGTVIRLKGTVYDLVELELPYSPPYSSAKDPVNIAGLTALNVIQKISDVFHYEDLNNIKLENAELLDVRTKNEFEQGHIEGFRNIPLQELRQRINELDKNKTVYVNCFIGQRSYIAERILKGLGFNVYNFSGGYRLYKSIYDEKNLINN